One stretch of Pseudomonas azotoformans DNA includes these proteins:
- a CDS encoding DUF6124 family protein yields the protein MTTSPYLLPEIPEDTELHDLRSSGAAKRALDFYLKEDMSESAPGEALFAIKPGIGREEALVHASDLLRSAAATAYESASSHQGNHRDLAFSVVYLIDMAKAMVERSLQAPEAQANG from the coding sequence ATGACGACAAGCCCGTATCTGCTACCTGAAATCCCCGAAGACACCGAGCTGCACGACCTGCGCAGCAGTGGCGCCGCCAAGCGCGCATTGGACTTTTACTTGAAAGAAGATATGTCGGAATCAGCCCCTGGCGAGGCCCTGTTTGCCATCAAGCCGGGCATTGGCCGTGAAGAAGCCCTGGTGCACGCCTCGGATCTGTTGCGCAGCGCTGCAGCCACGGCCTATGAGTCAGCGAGCAGCCATCAGGGCAATCATCGGGACCTGGCGTTTTCGGTGGTGTATTTGATCGATATGGCGAAGGCGATGGTAGAGCGATCGTTGCAGGCGCCGGAGGCTCAGGCGAACGGATGA
- a CDS encoding M14 family metallopeptidase, with the protein MTVALTSIRISTDFDSGNIQVLDAHDAYQLLLAIKPDTRSPHYQWFHFKAEGMHVGHTHTFRLSNAGKSSYPHAWSGYNAVASYDHVNWFRVPSRFDGEILHISLETREKLAWFAYFEPYSRERHDWLIEQALSRANTQLLATGKSAEGRDIQLLRRGKGGEGRRKIWIIAQQHPGEHMAEWFMEGIIERLQQDGDAELKKLLKAADLYLVPNMNPDGAFHGHLRTNAMGQDLNRAWQSASQEISPEVLFVQQQMEKYGVDLFLDIHGDEEIPYVFTAGCEGNPGYTPRIEALEKHFRSHLSALTRDFQTTHGYTRHLPGEANMTLACNAVGQKYDCLSLTLEMPFKDNDDAPNPKTGWSGERSKQLGKDVLSTVADIVNVLR; encoded by the coding sequence ATGACCGTGGCCTTGACCTCCATCAGGATCAGCACCGACTTCGACAGTGGCAATATCCAGGTACTGGATGCCCACGACGCCTATCAGTTATTGCTGGCCATCAAACCCGACACACGCAGCCCACATTACCAATGGTTCCACTTCAAGGCCGAAGGCATGCACGTGGGTCATACCCACACCTTTCGCCTGAGCAACGCGGGTAAATCGTCCTACCCACACGCGTGGAGCGGCTACAACGCCGTGGCCTCCTATGACCACGTCAATTGGTTCCGGGTGCCGTCGCGCTTCGATGGGGAAATCCTGCATATCAGTTTGGAAACCCGTGAGAAGCTAGCCTGGTTCGCCTATTTCGAACCCTATAGCCGTGAGCGCCACGACTGGCTGATCGAGCAGGCCCTGAGTCGCGCCAATACCCAGTTGCTGGCCACCGGCAAAAGTGCCGAAGGCCGTGACATCCAACTGCTGCGTCGCGGCAAAGGCGGCGAAGGTCGGCGCAAGATCTGGATCATCGCCCAACAGCATCCCGGCGAGCACATGGCCGAATGGTTCATGGAAGGCATCATCGAACGCCTGCAACAGGACGGTGACGCCGAGCTGAAAAAACTGCTGAAAGCTGCCGACCTGTACCTGGTGCCCAACATGAACCCGGACGGTGCCTTCCACGGCCACCTGCGCACCAACGCCATGGGCCAGGACCTCAATCGCGCCTGGCAGAGCGCCAGCCAGGAGATCAGCCCGGAGGTATTGTTCGTCCAGCAACAGATGGAAAAGTACGGCGTCGACCTGTTTCTCGATATCCACGGCGACGAGGAAATCCCCTACGTCTTCACCGCCGGCTGCGAAGGCAACCCGGGGTACACCCCACGCATCGAGGCATTGGAAAAACATTTCCGCAGCCACTTGAGCGCCCTGACCCGCGACTTCCAGACCACCCACGGCTACACCCGCCACCTGCCGGGCGAAGCCAACATGACCCTGGCGTGCAACGCGGTAGGCCAGAAATACGACTGCCTGTCCCTGACCCTGGAAATGCCCTTCAAGGACAACGACGACGCGCCCAACCCGAAGACCGGCTGGTCCGGCGAGCGCTCCAAGCAGTTGGGCAAGGACGTGCTGAGCACGGTGGCCGATATCGTCAACGTGCTGCGCTGA
- a CDS encoding MerR family transcriptional regulator produces the protein MSTTYSISDLARELDITTRAIRFYEEQGLLAPERRGQERIYSARDKVSLKLILRGKRIGFSLAECRELIELYDPTSGNHVQLNSMLAKIAERREQLEQQLLDIEQMKLELDTAEERCTQALAHTLRQADH, from the coding sequence ATGAGCACCACCTACAGCATCTCCGACCTCGCCCGCGAGCTCGACATCACCACCCGCGCCATTCGCTTCTACGAAGAACAAGGCCTGCTGGCCCCGGAACGCCGGGGCCAGGAGCGCATCTACTCGGCCCGCGACAAGGTCAGCCTCAAGCTGATCCTGCGGGGCAAGCGCATCGGTTTTTCCCTGGCCGAATGCCGCGAGCTGATCGAACTCTACGACCCCACCAGCGGCAACCACGTACAACTCAACAGCATGCTGGCGAAAATCGCCGAGCGCCGTGAGCAGCTGGAACAGCAACTGCTGGATATCGAACAGATGAAGCTGGAGCTGGACACCGCCGAAGAGCGCTGCACCCAGGCCCTGGCACACACCTTGCGCCAGGCCGACCACTGA
- a CDS encoding hydroxymethylglutaryl-CoA lyase has protein sequence MSLPSHVRLVEVGPRDGLQNEAQPISVADKVRLVDALSAAGLRYIEVGSFVSPKWVPQMAGSAEVFAQIQRKPGVTYGALAPNLRGFEDALAAGVKEVAVFAAASEAFSQRNINCSISESLERFAPIMAAARQHGVSVRGYVSCVLGCPYEGEIAPEQVAAVARELYAMGCYEVSLGDTIGTGTAGATRRLFEVVAAQVPRDKLAGHFHDTYGQAIANIYASLLEGITVFDSSIAGLGGCPYAKGASGNVATEDVLYLLNGLGIETGIDLEALIGAGQQISRVLGRPTGSRVAKARNAG, from the coding sequence ATGTCCCTCCCCTCACACGTACGCCTGGTGGAAGTCGGCCCGCGCGACGGTTTGCAGAACGAAGCCCAACCCATCAGCGTGGCGGACAAGGTCCGCTTGGTGGATGCATTGAGCGCAGCCGGCTTGCGCTATATCGAAGTCGGCAGTTTCGTCTCGCCCAAGTGGGTGCCGCAGATGGCCGGTTCCGCCGAGGTGTTTGCGCAGATCCAGCGCAAGCCCGGTGTGACTTATGGTGCGCTGGCGCCGAACCTGCGCGGGTTCGAGGACGCGCTGGCGGCTGGCGTTAAGGAAGTGGCGGTGTTTGCCGCCGCGTCCGAGGCGTTTTCCCAGCGCAATATCAATTGCTCCATCAGTGAAAGCCTGGAGCGCTTTGCGCCGATCATGGCGGCGGCCAGGCAGCACGGGGTCAGCGTGCGCGGCTATGTGTCGTGCGTGCTGGGGTGCCCTTATGAAGGCGAGATCGCGCCGGAACAGGTCGCGGCCGTTGCGCGGGAACTCTATGCCATGGGCTGCTATGAGGTGTCCCTCGGCGACACCATCGGCACCGGTACGGCAGGCGCCACGCGGCGGCTGTTCGAGGTGGTAGCGGCGCAGGTGCCACGGGACAAGCTCGCCGGACACTTCCATGACACCTATGGCCAGGCCATCGCGAATATCTACGCCAGCCTGCTGGAAGGCATCACGGTGTTCGACAGCTCTATCGCGGGCCTCGGCGGCTGCCCTTACGCCAAGGGCGCCAGCGGTAACGTCGCCACCGAAGACGTGCTGTACCTGCTCAACGGCCTGGGTATCGAGACCGGTATCGACCTTGAGGCATTGATTGGCGCGGGCCAGCAGATCAGCCGTGTGCTGGGCCGGCCGACAGGGTCGCGCGTGGCAAAGGCGCGTAACGCCGGTTGA
- a CDS encoding carboxyl transferase domain-containing protein: MATLHTQLNPRSAEFAANSAAMRQQVDALHTLLAHVQQGGGAKAQERHTSRGKLLPRERINRLLDPGSPFLELSQLAAHQVYGEDVPAAGVIAGIGRVEGVECMIVANDATVKGGSYYPLTVKKHLRAQTIAEQNRLPCIYLVDSGGANLPRQDEVFPDREHFGRIFFNQANMSAQGIPQIAVVMGSCTAGGAYVPAMADEAIMVRNQATIFLAGPPLVKAATGEVVTAEDLGGADVHCKISGVADHYADSDEHALALARRSVANLNWRKQGQLLQRSPVAPLYSGEELYGLIPADAKQPFDVREVIARLVDGSVFDEFKALFGTTLVCGFAHLHGYPIAILANNGILFAEAAQKGAHFIELACQRGIPLLFLQNITGFMVGQKYEAGGIAKHGAKLVTAVACAKVPKFTVIIGGSFGAGNYGMCGRAYDPRFLWMWPNARIGVMGAEQAAGVLVQVKREQAERAGTGFSAEEEAAIKQPILDQYETQGHPYYSSARLWDDGVIDPLQTRDVLALALSASLNAPIEPSRFGVFRM, from the coding sequence ATGGCCACTCTGCATACCCAGCTCAATCCGCGCTCGGCAGAATTTGCTGCCAACAGCGCCGCGATGCGCCAACAGGTCGACGCCCTGCACACCCTGCTCGCCCACGTGCAGCAAGGTGGCGGCGCCAAGGCACAGGAGCGACACACCTCACGCGGCAAATTGCTGCCCCGCGAACGTATCAATCGTTTGCTCGACCCGGGCTCGCCGTTCCTTGAACTCAGCCAACTGGCGGCCCATCAGGTCTACGGCGAAGACGTGCCGGCCGCCGGGGTGATTGCCGGGATCGGCCGCGTGGAAGGCGTCGAATGCATGATCGTCGCTAACGACGCCACGGTGAAAGGCGGCTCCTACTACCCGCTCACCGTCAAAAAACACCTGCGCGCGCAGACCATCGCCGAGCAGAACCGCCTGCCGTGCATCTACCTGGTGGACTCTGGCGGCGCCAACCTGCCGCGCCAGGACGAAGTGTTTCCCGACCGTGAGCACTTCGGGCGGATCTTCTTCAACCAGGCCAACATGAGCGCCCAGGGCATCCCGCAGATCGCGGTGGTGATGGGCTCGTGCACCGCCGGTGGCGCCTATGTGCCAGCCATGGCCGACGAAGCAATCATGGTGCGCAACCAGGCCACTATCTTCCTTGCCGGCCCACCGCTGGTGAAGGCCGCCACCGGCGAAGTGGTGACTGCCGAAGACCTCGGTGGTGCCGATGTGCACTGCAAGATCTCCGGCGTGGCCGACCACTATGCCGACAGCGATGAGCATGCACTGGCGCTGGCCCGGCGCAGCGTGGCTAACCTCAACTGGCGCAAACAAGGCCAGTTGCTGCAACGCTCGCCAGTCGCGCCGCTATACAGCGGTGAAGAGTTGTACGGCTTGATCCCGGCCGACGCCAAGCAGCCGTTTGATGTACGCGAAGTCATTGCACGGCTGGTGGACGGTTCGGTGTTCGATGAATTCAAGGCGCTGTTTGGCACCACCCTGGTGTGCGGCTTTGCCCACCTGCACGGCTACCCGATTGCGATCCTGGCCAACAACGGGATTCTGTTTGCCGAAGCGGCGCAAAAAGGCGCGCATTTTATCGAACTGGCCTGCCAGCGCGGTATTCCGCTGCTGTTCCTGCAGAACATCACCGGCTTCATGGTCGGCCAGAAGTACGAAGCCGGCGGCATCGCCAAGCACGGCGCCAAGCTGGTCACCGCCGTGGCCTGTGCCAAGGTACCGAAATTCACGGTGATCATCGGCGGCAGCTTTGGTGCCGGCAACTACGGCATGTGTGGCCGCGCCTATGACCCGCGCTTTTTGTGGATGTGGCCGAACGCGCGTATTGGCGTGATGGGCGCCGAGCAGGCGGCGGGTGTGCTGGTGCAGGTCAAGCGCGAGCAGGCTGAACGCGCCGGCACAGGGTTCAGCGCCGAGGAAGAGGCGGCGATCAAGCAGCCGATCCTCGACCAGTACGAAACCCAGGGCCACCCCTACTACTCCAGCGCACGCCTGTGGGACGACGGTGTGATCGACCCGTTGCAAACCCGTGACGTGCTGGCCCTGGCCTTGTCCGCGTCGCTGAATGCCCCCATCGAGCCGAGCCGCTTCGGCGTGTTCCGCATGTAA
- a CDS encoding AMP-binding protein, with protein MDQPNQSYSRGSQDKTLLAMTIGQAFDRTVAQFPDGEALVVRHQQRRYTWRQLAETVDLHARAFLALGMQTGDRLGIWAPNCAEWCISQLASAKLGVILVNINPAYRSSELEYVLKQSGCQWLVCAGSFKSSDYHAMLQELKPDVRGLISLDPNPPAGFMPWSQLAALGAGVPPEQLHSRQASLHFDQPVNIQYTSGTTGFPKGATLSHHNILNNGYMVGESLGLTAQDRLVIPVPLYHCFGMVMGNLGCITHGTTMIYPNDGFDPLLTLTAVSEEHATGLYGVPTMFIALLDHPQLRDFDLSTLRTGIMAGATCPIEVMRRVISELHMREVQIAYGMTETSPVSLQTGADDDLERRVTTVGRTQPQLENKIIDVDGNTLARGEIGELCTRGYSVMLGYWNNPDATREAIDDAGWMHTGDLASMDAQGYVCIAGRNKDMIIRGGENVYPRELEEFFFTHPAVADVQVIGIPDERYGEAIVAWVKFHPGHVANELELQAWCKGRIAHFKTPKHFKFVEEFPMTVTGKIQKFRMREISMQELGTGQE; from the coding sequence ATGGATCAACCGAACCAGAGCTACAGCCGTGGCTCACAGGACAAGACCTTGCTGGCCATGACGATTGGCCAAGCCTTTGACCGAACCGTCGCGCAGTTTCCCGATGGCGAGGCCCTGGTGGTGCGCCATCAACAACGCCGCTACACCTGGCGGCAGTTGGCCGAGACGGTGGATTTGCATGCCCGTGCCTTTCTTGCCCTCGGCATGCAGACCGGCGACCGCCTGGGCATCTGGGCGCCCAATTGCGCCGAGTGGTGCATCAGCCAGCTTGCCAGCGCGAAGCTCGGGGTGATCTTGGTCAATATCAACCCGGCTTATCGCAGCAGTGAACTGGAGTACGTGCTCAAGCAGTCCGGTTGCCAATGGCTGGTGTGCGCCGGCTCATTCAAGAGCTCCGATTACCACGCCATGCTGCAGGAACTGAAACCGGACGTGCGCGGCCTCATCAGCCTCGATCCCAACCCGCCTGCGGGGTTCATGCCCTGGTCGCAACTGGCCGCGCTCGGGGCTGGCGTGCCGCCCGAACAGTTGCACAGCCGTCAGGCCAGCCTGCACTTCGACCAGCCGGTGAATATCCAGTACACCTCCGGCACCACCGGCTTCCCCAAGGGCGCCACCCTCAGTCACCACAACATCCTCAACAATGGCTACATGGTCGGCGAAAGCCTGGGCCTGACCGCGCAAGACCGCCTGGTGATCCCGGTGCCGCTGTATCACTGTTTCGGCATGGTCATGGGCAACCTGGGCTGCATCACCCACGGCACCACCATGATCTATCCGAACGACGGCTTCGACCCGCTGCTGACCCTCACTGCGGTTTCCGAAGAGCACGCCACCGGTCTTTACGGCGTACCCACCATGTTCATCGCCCTGCTCGATCATCCACAACTGCGCGACTTTGACCTGTCCACCCTGCGCACCGGCATCATGGCCGGTGCCACGTGCCCCATTGAGGTGATGCGCCGGGTCATCAGCGAGTTGCACATGCGCGAGGTCCAGATTGCCTACGGCATGACCGAGACCAGCCCGGTGTCGCTGCAAACCGGAGCGGACGACGACCTGGAACGCCGCGTGACCACTGTCGGGCGCACCCAGCCACAGTTGGAAAACAAGATCATCGACGTCGACGGCAACACGCTGGCGCGCGGTGAGATCGGCGAATTGTGCACCCGTGGCTATAGCGTGATGCTCGGCTACTGGAACAACCCCGACGCCACCCGCGAGGCCATCGACGACGCCGGCTGGATGCACACCGGCGACCTGGCGAGCATGGATGCCCAGGGTTACGTATGCATCGCCGGGCGCAACAAGGACATGATCATTCGTGGCGGCGAGAACGTGTACCCGCGAGAGTTGGAGGAGTTTTTCTTCACGCATCCTGCGGTGGCGGATGTGCAGGTCATCGGCATTCCGGACGAGCGCTACGGTGAAGCCATCGTCGCCTGGGTCAAGTTTCACCCCGGCCATGTCGCCAACGAGCTGGAGTTGCAAGCCTGGTGCAAGGGTCGTATCGCGCACTTCAAGACGCCCAAGCACTTCAAGTTCGTGGAGGAGTTTCCGATGACGGTGACGGGCAAGATCCAGAAATTCCGCATGCGCGAGATTTCCATGCAAGAGTTGGGGACAGGGCAGGAATAA
- a CDS encoding acetyl/propionyl/methylcrotonyl-CoA carboxylase subunit alpha, which translates to MSTLTTLLVANRGEIACRVMRTAKAMGLTTVAVHSAIDRDARHSREADIRVDLGGSKATDSYLQIDKLIAAAQASGAQAIHPGYGFLSENAGFARAIEAAGLIFLGPPASAIDAMGSKSAAKALMETAGVPLVPGYHGEAQDLDTFRAACERIGYPVLLKATAGGGGKGMKVVEDVSQLAEALASAQREALSSFGNGQMLVEKYLLKPRHVEIQVFADQHGHCLYLNERDCSIQRRHQKVVEEAPAPGLSVEQRKAMGEAAVRAALAIGYVGAGTVEFLLDARGEFFFMEMNTRLQVEHPVTEAITGLDLVAWQIRVAQGEALPITQEQVPLVGHAIEVRLYAEDPANDFLPATGHLALYRESAPGPGRRVDSGVEQGDNVSPFYDPMLGKLIAWGEDREQARLRLLGMLDEFAIGGLKTNLGFLRRIIGHPAFAAAELDTGFIPRYQDELLPAPRELSDEFWQAAGAAFVQSLPPGEGPWADRHGFRAGLPAEVSLHLSCDGQDRLVTLAAQAPQLRGEQLLIEQQGVRRSHLAVRHDPTVYLRWDGEMHGVTLFDPIAAVEANQSHQGGLTAPMNGSIVRVLVEVGQPVEAGAQLVVLEAMKMEHSIRAPQAGVVKALFCQEGEMVAEGCALVELETAG; encoded by the coding sequence ATGAGTACATTGACGACCCTGCTGGTAGCCAACCGTGGCGAGATCGCCTGCCGCGTGATGCGCACCGCCAAGGCCATGGGCCTGACTACCGTCGCGGTGCACAGCGCCATCGACCGCGATGCACGCCACAGCCGTGAGGCGGATATTCGTGTCGACCTGGGCGGCAGCAAAGCTACCGACAGTTACCTGCAAATCGACAAGCTGATCGCCGCCGCCCAGGCCAGTGGCGCCCAGGCGATCCACCCGGGGTACGGTTTTCTGTCGGAAAACGCCGGGTTTGCCCGTGCGATTGAAGCCGCCGGGTTGATCTTCCTCGGGCCGCCCGCCTCCGCCATCGATGCCATGGGCAGCAAGTCGGCCGCCAAGGCGCTGATGGAAACCGCCGGTGTGCCCCTGGTGCCGGGTTATCACGGCGAAGCCCAGGACCTGGACACTTTCCGCGCCGCCTGCGAGCGCATTGGCTACCCCGTGCTGCTCAAGGCCACCGCCGGTGGTGGCGGCAAGGGCATGAAGGTGGTCGAGGACGTCAGCCAGTTGGCCGAAGCGCTGGCCTCGGCCCAGCGTGAGGCGCTGTCGTCTTTCGGCAATGGGCAGATGCTGGTGGAGAAATACCTGCTCAAGCCACGTCATGTGGAGATCCAGGTGTTTGCCGATCAGCATGGGCACTGCCTGTACCTCAACGAACGGGATTGCTCGATCCAGCGTCGCCACCAGAAGGTCGTCGAGGAAGCACCGGCACCGGGGTTGAGTGTTGAACAACGCAAGGCCATGGGCGAGGCGGCCGTGCGTGCGGCCCTGGCCATCGGGTATGTCGGTGCGGGCACCGTGGAATTCTTGCTGGACGCGCGCGGTGAGTTTTTCTTCATGGAGATGAACACGCGACTGCAGGTGGAACACCCGGTCACCGAGGCGATTACCGGCCTGGATCTGGTGGCCTGGCAGATTCGTGTCGCCCAGGGCGAGGCGCTGCCGATCACCCAGGAACAGGTGCCGCTGGTCGGCCATGCGATCGAAGTGCGGCTGTATGCCGAGGACCCGGCCAATGACTTCCTGCCCGCCACCGGGCACCTGGCGCTGTACCGTGAATCCGCACCAGGCCCGGGACGCCGTGTGGACAGCGGTGTCGAGCAGGGTGACAACGTCTCGCCGTTCTATGACCCCATGCTCGGCAAGCTGATTGCCTGGGGCGAGGACCGTGAACAGGCGCGACTGCGGTTGCTGGGCATGCTGGATGAGTTTGCCATCGGCGGCCTCAAGACCAACCTGGGTTTTCTGCGGCGCATTATCGGGCATCCGGCATTTGCGGCGGCCGAGTTGGATACCGGGTTTATTCCGCGTTATCAGGATGAATTGCTGCCGGCCCCAAGAGAGCTAAGTGATGAGTTTTGGCAGGCGGCTGGCGCGGCCTTTGTTCAGAGCCTGCCGCCGGGTGAGGGACCGTGGGCGGATAGGCACGGCTTTCGCGCCGGGCTGCCTGCCGAGGTGTCGCTGCATTTGAGTTGCGATGGCCAGGACCGACTGGTGACGCTGGCCGCCCAGGCGCCACAGTTGCGGGGCGAACAGTTGCTGATCGAACAACAGGGCGTGCGTCGCAGCCATCTGGCGGTACGCCATGACCCCACGGTGTATCTGCGTTGGGACGGCGAGATGCATGGCGTCACACTGTTCGATCCGATTGCGGCAGTCGAGGCCAACCAGTCGCACCAGGGTGGGCTGACAGCGCCGATGAACGGCAGCATCGTACGGGTGCTGGTGGAGGTGGGCCAACCGGTGGAAGCCGGCGCGCAACTGGTAGTGCTGGAAGCGATGAAAATGGAACACAGCATCCGTGCGCCCCAGGCCGGGGTGGTCAAGGCACTGTTCTGCCAGGAAGGCGAAATGGTTGCCGAAGGTTGCGCATTGGTGGAGCTCGAAACGGCGGGTTAA
- a CDS encoding gamma-carboxygeranoyl-CoA hydratase: protein MSDFNTLELITDPRGFATLWLSREDKNNAFNAEMIRELIIALDRVQGDPSLRFLVLRGRGKHFSAGADLAWMQQSAELDYHTNLDDARELAELMYNLAKLKIPTLAVVQGAAYGGALGLISCCDMAIGADDAQFCLSEVRIGLAPAVISPFVVQAIGERAARRYALTAERFGGQRARDIGLLAESYPLGELDDQVEQWIANLLQNSPAAMRASKDLLREVGNGALTPALRRYCENAIARIRVSAEGQEGLRAFLQKRPPSWQPQEPRS from the coding sequence ATGAGCGATTTCAACACCCTCGAACTGATCACCGACCCCCGTGGCTTTGCCACGCTGTGGCTCAGTCGTGAAGACAAGAACAACGCGTTCAACGCCGAGATGATCCGCGAACTGATCATCGCCCTCGACCGGGTACAAGGCGATCCGTCCCTGCGCTTCCTGGTCCTGCGCGGGCGCGGCAAGCACTTCAGCGCCGGCGCCGACCTGGCCTGGATGCAGCAGTCGGCAGAACTGGACTACCACACCAACCTGGACGATGCCCGCGAACTCGCGGAGCTGATGTACAACCTGGCCAAACTGAAAATCCCGACCCTGGCGGTGGTGCAAGGCGCGGCCTACGGCGGTGCGCTGGGCTTGATCAGTTGCTGCGACATGGCGATTGGCGCCGATGATGCGCAGTTCTGCCTGTCGGAAGTGCGCATCGGCCTGGCGCCAGCGGTGATCAGCCCGTTCGTGGTACAGGCCATCGGCGAACGTGCGGCGCGGCGCTATGCCCTGACCGCCGAACGCTTTGGCGGCCAGCGCGCGCGCGACATCGGCTTGCTGGCGGAGAGTTATCCCCTTGGCGAGTTGGATGATCAAGTCGAACAGTGGATTGCCAACCTGCTGCAAAACAGCCCGGCGGCGATGCGCGCCAGCAAAGACTTGCTGCGCGAAGTGGGCAACGGTGCCCTCACCCCGGCGCTGCGTCGCTACTGCGAAAACGCCATTGCGCGCATCCGGGTCAGCGCCGAAGGCCAGGAAGGCTTGCGCGCTTTCCTGCAAAAACGTCCACCGAGCTGGCAGCCCCAGGAGCCGCGTTCATGA
- a CDS encoding LexA family protein: MDNWIALVKANMEDRKVTQGELAERLGMSQSGVGHWLNKRRAPSLVDMNRVLAALGLGYLEVALDIRERVDEPPAEKNYNPYFRYPVSDWKGLCELREPRTPYGASRFELTDYHARGEAFWLPVTGDAMTAPSGLSISAGMMILVDPAIAAEPGKLVVAQWVGSPQATFRQLLEESGQRYLVPLNPTYPKQLLTDDCRLLGVVVQATAKF; this comes from the coding sequence ATGGATAACTGGATCGCGTTGGTCAAGGCCAATATGGAAGACCGCAAGGTCACACAGGGTGAACTGGCTGAGCGCCTGGGCATGTCCCAGAGCGGTGTCGGCCATTGGCTCAACAAGCGCCGTGCGCCGAGCCTGGTGGACATGAATCGGGTGCTGGCGGCGCTGGGGCTGGGCTACCTGGAAGTCGCGCTGGATATCCGCGAGCGGGTCGATGAGCCGCCTGCGGAGAAAAACTACAACCCGTATTTCCGCTATCCGGTCAGCGACTGGAAAGGGCTGTGCGAATTGCGTGAGCCGCGAACACCTTACGGCGCTTCCCGCTTCGAGCTGACGGATTACCACGCCCGGGGCGAAGCCTTCTGGCTGCCGGTCACCGGCGACGCCATGACCGCACCCAGTGGCCTGAGCATCAGTGCGGGCATGATGATCCTGGTGGACCCGGCCATTGCCGCCGAGCCCGGTAAATTGGTAGTGGCCCAGTGGGTTGGGAGCCCCCAGGCGACCTTTCGCCAGTTGCTGGAAGAGAGCGGCCAGCGTTACCTGGTGCCGCTCAATCCCACCTACCCGAAGCAGTTGTTGACCGACGATTGCCGGCTGCTGGGCGTCGTCGTACAGGCCACGGCAAAGTTTTAA
- a CDS encoding isovaleryl-CoA dehydrogenase translates to MSYPSLNFALGETIDMLRDQVQSFVSKEIAPRAAQIDIDNLFPADLWRKFGDMGLLGITVPEEYGGAGLGYLAHVVAMEEISRGSASVALSYGAHSNLCVNQINRNGNHAQKLQYLPKLISGEHVGALAMSEPNAGSDVVSMKLRADKRGDHYVLNGSKTWITNGPDASTYVIYAKTDLEKGPHGITAFIVERDWKGFSRSNKFDKLGMRGSNTCELFFDDVQVPEENILGVLNGGVKVLMSGLDYERVVLSGGPTGIMQACMDLIVPYIHDRKQFGQSIGEFQLIQGKVADMYTQLNASRAYLYAVAQACERGETTRKDAAGVILYSAERATQMALDAIQILGGNGYINEFPAGRLLRDAKLYEIGAGTSEIRRMLIGRELFNETR, encoded by the coding sequence ATGAGTTACCCGTCCCTGAACTTCGCCCTCGGTGAAACCATCGACATGCTGCGCGACCAGGTGCAGTCCTTTGTGAGCAAGGAAATCGCGCCCCGTGCGGCGCAGATCGACATCGACAACCTGTTCCCCGCCGACCTGTGGCGCAAGTTCGGCGACATGGGCCTGCTGGGCATTACCGTCCCAGAAGAATACGGCGGCGCCGGCCTGGGCTACCTGGCCCACGTGGTGGCCATGGAGGAAATCAGCCGGGGCTCGGCTTCAGTGGCGTTGTCCTACGGCGCGCACTCCAACCTGTGTGTGAACCAGATCAACCGCAACGGCAATCACGCACAGAAACTCCAATACCTGCCCAAGCTCATCAGCGGCGAACACGTCGGCGCCCTGGCCATGAGCGAGCCGAATGCCGGCTCCGATGTGGTCTCGATGAAGCTGCGCGCCGATAAACGCGGCGATCATTACGTACTCAACGGCAGCAAGACCTGGATCACCAACGGTCCCGACGCCAGCACCTATGTGATCTACGCCAAGACCGACCTGGAAAAGGGCCCCCACGGCATCACCGCGTTTATCGTCGAGCGCGACTGGAAAGGCTTCAGCCGCAGCAACAAGTTCGACAAGCTGGGCATGCGCGGCTCCAACACCTGCGAGCTGTTTTTCGATGACGTGCAAGTGCCGGAAGAAAACATCCTCGGCGTGCTCAACGGCGGCGTCAAAGTGCTGATGAGCGGCCTCGACTATGAGCGTGTGGTGCTCTCCGGCGGCCCTACCGGGATCATGCAGGCGTGCATGGACCTGATCGTGCCCTACATCCACGACCGCAAGCAGTTCGGCCAGAGCATCGGCGAATTCCAGTTGATCCAGGGCAAGGTCGCCGACATGTACACCCAGCTCAATGCCAGCCGCGCCTACCTCTACGCGGTGGCCCAGGCTTGCGAGCGTGGCGAGACCACGCGCAAGGATGCCGCCGGGGTGATCCTCTACAGTGCCGAACGCGCCACGCAAATGGCCCTGGACGCGATCCAGATTCTCGGCGGCAATGGCTACATCAACGAATTCCCGGCTGGGCGCCTGCTGCGCGACGCCAAGCTGTATGAGATCGGCGCCGGCACCAGTGAGATCCGGCGGATGTTGATCGGTCGCGAACTCTTCAACGAAACCCGCTGA